One window from the genome of Sphingomicrobium arenosum encodes:
- a CDS encoding amidohydrolase family protein: MTHQPNRIALAAMAALAATTMGCATTPTTTTTAPAAPTRAAVGADLLVRDVRVIDPERRLVLEHRDVLVRDGMILAIEPTDSLAVAAAKVIDGSGKTLLPGYIDMHAHVGYAMLHQPTLSMMLANGITGVRDMSADCRDDEGGMLMCREQLLDSREKIANGTMAGPDLLSLGTAKIDSNRGEDITGRAALYRVATPDQARAAVAAFDAEGMEFLKVSQEFMPDAFAALLEEAAARNLRVTGHVPMMYSVGEVAAMGMASIEHARDLPLDCSGHGSVYRGAIAAALKGEADWPDRDAMPGLARNSFDPALCADQLAAMRAAGTAYVPTHLTREMDYRAADPAYRDDPRLAYISAPQRGFWDRDLDRTAQASDDQRADLEDFFDLGLRTTRMAHEAGVAVMVGTDANDTMVFPGFSYHDEMAHLAAAGLSPMDVLRAATTVPATFLGRADLGGIAPGKRADFLLLSGDPLADIDDSDTISLVVQRGRIHDRAALDALLADVRAFVAATDAAMAAQDAASGGGQ; the protein is encoded by the coding sequence ATGACGCATCAACCAAACCGCATCGCGCTGGCAGCCATGGCCGCGCTGGCCGCTACTACCATGGGATGCGCGACGACGCCCACCACGACGACGACAGCCCCCGCCGCGCCGACGCGCGCTGCCGTCGGCGCCGACCTCCTCGTGCGCGACGTTCGGGTCATCGATCCCGAACGTCGCCTCGTGCTCGAGCATCGCGACGTGCTGGTGCGCGACGGCATGATCCTCGCCATCGAGCCGACGGACAGCCTTGCGGTCGCCGCCGCGAAGGTGATCGACGGCAGCGGCAAGACGCTTCTCCCCGGCTATATCGATATGCACGCCCATGTCGGCTATGCCATGCTCCACCAGCCCACCTTGTCGATGATGCTCGCCAACGGCATCACAGGGGTGCGCGACATGTCGGCCGACTGCCGCGACGACGAGGGCGGCATGCTGATGTGCCGCGAACAATTGCTCGACAGCCGCGAGAAGATCGCAAACGGCACCATGGCGGGGCCTGACCTGCTCTCGCTCGGCACCGCCAAGATCGACAGCAATCGCGGCGAGGATATCACCGGGCGCGCCGCGCTCTATCGCGTCGCCACCCCCGACCAGGCCCGCGCCGCCGTCGCGGCCTTCGACGCCGAGGGCATGGAGTTCCTCAAGGTGAGCCAGGAATTCATGCCCGACGCCTTTGCCGCATTGCTCGAGGAAGCCGCCGCGCGCAACCTTCGGGTCACCGGTCATGTGCCGATGATGTATTCGGTCGGCGAGGTCGCCGCCATGGGCATGGCCTCGATCGAGCACGCGCGCGACCTGCCGCTCGACTGTTCGGGGCATGGCTCGGTCTATCGCGGCGCCATTGCTGCCGCCTTGAAGGGCGAGGCCGACTGGCCCGACCGCGACGCCATGCCGGGCCTCGCGCGCAACAGTTTCGATCCCGCGCTCTGCGCCGACCAGCTCGCCGCCATGCGCGCGGCCGGCACCGCCTACGTGCCGACCCACCTCACCCGCGAGATGGACTATCGCGCCGCCGATCCCGCCTATCGCGACGACCCCCGTCTCGCCTACATCTCGGCCCCGCAGCGCGGCTTCTGGGACCGCGACCTCGACCGCACGGCGCAAGCGTCCGACGACCAGCGCGCCGACCTCGAAGACTTCTTCGACCTCGGGCTGCGTACCACTCGCATGGCGCACGAGGCAGGCGTCGCGGTCATGGTCGGCACCGATGCCAATGACACGATGGTCTTCCCCGGCTTCTCCTATCATGACGAGATGGCGCATCTCGCCGCCGCGGGCCTGTCGCCGATGGACGTCCTGCGCGCCGCGACCACCGTGCCCGCTACCTTCCTTGGCCGCGCCGACCTCGGCGGCATCGCGCCGGGCAAGCGCGCCGACTTCCTGCTCCTGTCGGGCGATCCGCTCGCCGATATCGACGACAGCGACACGATCAGCCTCGTCGTCCAGCGCGGTCGCATCCACGACCGCGCCGCGCTCGATGCGCTGCTCGCCGACGTGCGCGCCTTCGTCGCCGCCACCGATGCGGCGATGGCGGCACAGGATGCGGCATCGGGGGGTGGCCAGTAG
- a CDS encoding peptidylprolyl isomerase, protein MADTLTLTLSTGGDVVIKLRPDLAPGHVERITSLANDGFYDGVVFHRVIPGFMAQGGDPTGTGTGGSDLPDLKAEFSAEPHVRGTCSMARTPDPNSANSQFFICFDDARFLDNQYTVWGQVESGMEYVDQLPKGEPVPNPGKIEKATVS, encoded by the coding sequence ATGGCCGATACCCTCACCCTCACCCTCTCGACCGGCGGCGACGTCGTCATCAAGCTGCGCCCCGACCTTGCCCCCGGCCATGTCGAGCGCATCACCAGCCTCGCCAATGACGGCTTTTACGACGGCGTCGTCTTCCACCGCGTCATCCCCGGCTTCATGGCGCAGGGCGGCGATCCGACCGGCACCGGCACCGGCGGCAGCGACCTGCCCGACCTCAAGGCCGAATTCTCTGCCGAACCGCATGTGCGCGGCACCTGCTCGATGGCGCGCACGCCCGATCCCAACTCGGCCAACAGCCAGTTCTTTATCTGCTTCGACGATGCTCGCTTCCTCGACAACCAGTACACTGTCTGGGGCCAGGTCGAGAGCGGCATGGAATATGTCGACCAGCTGCCCAAGGGCGAGCCGGTCCCCAACCCCGGCAAGATCGAGAAAGCGACCGTTTCCTAA
- a CDS encoding DUF418 domain-containing protein — protein MTEAAMPAGPIDAAKRLVLLDGVRGLALLGILFANMTTFSGWYFMDAEARAALGGGMVDRSLDLLFETLVHGKFYALFSLLFGIGFALQLERIEAKGEGAGRYARRLFFLALFGVAHILLIWIGDILLLYALMGLVLLALRWLPTRALIPAAVICWLVPVGWAAWQEVAGFNVFPLLMPKVAPLAAALDVPFGPGGPTRIWESADLWMQLRSHVIDLYLRFVVYLDEMRFTKVLGMFLIGLWVGREGIHRDPAAFAPLLKRVVLVGLALGLPVAVLKAVLALGWWRPEEWGLVLYASAYSLSVPLLGLAYAALAALACAKGRERWLRLFAPMGRMALTNYLAQSVVQAVIFFGYGLGLINQLSLGWHVLLTLAIFAAQVVFSRWWLASHAFGPAEWLWRSLTYGKAQEMRLATGQQAIA, from the coding sequence ATGACCGAAGCCGCCATGCCCGCCGGGCCGATCGATGCCGCCAAACGGCTGGTGCTCCTCGACGGGGTGCGCGGGTTGGCGCTGCTCGGCATCCTGTTCGCCAACATGACGACCTTTTCCGGCTGGTATTTCATGGATGCGGAGGCACGCGCGGCGCTCGGCGGTGGGATGGTGGATCGGTCGCTGGATCTCCTGTTCGAGACGCTCGTCCACGGCAAATTCTACGCGCTCTTCTCGCTCCTGTTCGGCATCGGCTTCGCGCTCCAGCTCGAGCGGATCGAGGCGAAGGGCGAAGGGGCGGGCCGCTATGCGCGGCGGCTCTTCTTTCTCGCGCTGTTCGGGGTCGCGCATATCCTGCTGATCTGGATCGGCGACATCTTGCTGCTCTACGCGCTGATGGGGTTGGTGCTGCTCGCGCTGCGATGGCTGCCGACGCGCGCGCTCATCCCGGCGGCGGTGATCTGCTGGTTGGTGCCGGTGGGCTGGGCGGCGTGGCAGGAGGTGGCGGGGTTCAACGTGTTCCCGCTGCTGATGCCCAAGGTGGCGCCGCTGGCCGCCGCGCTCGACGTGCCGTTCGGACCGGGTGGGCCGACGCGCATCTGGGAAAGTGCGGACCTGTGGATGCAACTGCGCAGCCACGTCATCGACCTGTACCTGCGCTTCGTCGTCTATCTCGACGAGATGCGCTTCACCAAGGTGCTGGGGATGTTCCTCATCGGGCTGTGGGTGGGGCGCGAAGGCATCCACCGCGATCCCGCGGCCTTCGCGCCGCTGTTGAAGCGCGTGGTGCTGGTCGGGCTGGCGCTCGGCCTGCCCGTCGCGGTCCTGAAGGCCGTGTTGGCGCTGGGATGGTGGCGGCCCGAGGAGTGGGGACTGGTCCTCTATGCGAGCGCCTACAGCCTATCGGTACCGTTGTTGGGGCTGGCCTATGCCGCGCTGGCCGCGCTGGCCTGTGCCAAGGGACGCGAGCGGTGGCTCAGGCTGTTCGCGCCGATGGGGCGGATGGCGCTGACCAATTATCTCGCCCAGTCGGTCGTGCAGGCGGTCATTTTCTTCGGCTATGGGCTGGGGCTGATCAACCAGCTGAGCCTCGGCTGGCACGTGCTGCTGACGCTGGCGATTTTCGCCGCCCAGGTCGTCTTCAGTCGCTGGTGGCTGGCGTCTCACGCCTTCGGGCCGGCCGAATGGCTGTGGCGCAGCCTGACCTATGGCAAGGCGCAAGAGATGCGCCTTGCCACGGGTCAGCAAGCGATCGCTTAG
- a CDS encoding SDR family NAD(P)-dependent oxidoreductase gives MTSTITLITGASAGLGEEFARQYARKGHRLVLVARRRDRLDALAAELGNARTIATDLSEPHAASRLLADVASAGETVGTLVNNAGFGLVGAFDALDNARQREMIDLNCGALTELAHGVIPGMKRLGHGGIVNVASVASFQPGPGMAVYFATKAYVLSFTEALHEELRKSGISVSALCPGPTATEFGDVAGFGGNSAVDAVKMTAEEVVAAGIAGLDANKAVVVPGLANKISANSSRFLTRKAVRKIVGIIKK, from the coding sequence ATGACCAGCACCATCACCCTCATCACCGGCGCTTCCGCCGGCCTCGGCGAGGAATTCGCTCGCCAATATGCCCGGAAAGGGCACCGCCTCGTCCTCGTCGCGCGCCGCCGCGACCGCCTCGATGCGCTTGCCGCCGAGCTCGGCAATGCCCGTACGATCGCCACGGACCTCAGCGAACCCCACGCCGCCAGCCGCCTCCTCGCTGACGTGGCCTCGGCGGGTGAGACGGTCGGAACGCTCGTCAACAATGCGGGCTTCGGGCTCGTCGGCGCCTTCGATGCGCTCGACAATGCCCGCCAGCGCGAGATGATCGATTTGAACTGCGGCGCGCTCACCGAGCTCGCCCATGGTGTCATTCCCGGCATGAAACGACTCGGGCACGGCGGCATCGTGAACGTCGCCTCGGTCGCCAGTTTCCAGCCGGGCCCCGGCATGGCGGTCTATTTCGCGACCAAGGCCTATGTCCTCTCCTTCACCGAAGCGCTCCACGAAGAATTGCGCAAATCCGGCATTTCCGTCAGCGCGCTCTGCCCCGGCCCGACCGCCACCGAGTTTGGCGACGTGGCCGGTTTTGGCGGAAATTCGGCGGTCGATGCGGTCAAGATGACCGCCGAAGAGGTCGTCGCCGCCGGGATCGCCGGATTGGACGCCAACAAGGCCGTCGTCGTGCCGGGTCTCGCCAACAAGATTTCCGCCAATTCCAGCCGTTTCCTGACCCGCAAGGCGGTGCGGAAGATCGTCGGCATCATCAAAAAGTGA
- a CDS encoding CDC48 family AAA ATPase, with the protein MPDSDTKTKPNRVQVASLPPADSGRGLARLPAQLMDRLRLADGDVITITGKRTTPARAIRPYKDDTGLDIIRLDGLQRSNAGVGAGDFVTVEKATSKPAKKVSFAPAQAGVRLSGSTDALKRSFFGAPLTKGDFVATAGHQRVNTDMPETIRQLLQAPTFALQEIRLRVVSTKPEGIVHIDADTEIELMPEGAAVEAGERPAITYDDLGGMTDTIDALREMVELPLRHPELFQRLGVDPPKGVLLHGPPGTGKTMLARAVANESDAEFFHIAGPEVMGSAYGESEKKLRELFDNAAKAAPSIVFIDEIDSIAPKRDKVQGEAEKRLVAQLLTLMDGLEPRANLVVIAATNRPDAIDPALRRPGRFDREIVVGVPDEAGRREILGIHTRGMPLAEDVDLDKLARRTYGFVGADMASLTREAALEAVRRIMPQINLSEEEIPQDILDSLAVTADDFREAQKRVQPSAMREVMVEVPRVGWDDIGGLDEARDKLKEGIELPLRHPDAFRRLGIRPARGFLLYGPPGTGKTLLAKAAARESEANFIATKSSDLLSKWYGESEQQIARLFSRARQVAPTVIFIDEIDSLVPARGGSMGEPAVTERVVNTILAEMDGLEEMNNVVVIGASNRPNLLDPALLRPGRFDELIYVGPPTLEGRRRILEIHTSNMPLGKDVDLDFLAEKTERFTGADLEDLVRRAGLTAMRRDMEKAEVSKADFDAALEETKPSVTQKMIDQYARIRSNLKQDAIKPGPTIGFVSPGMLSPRNAQKNGKPANGEGEAE; encoded by the coding sequence GTGCCCGACAGCGATACGAAGACGAAGCCCAACCGCGTCCAGGTGGCCAGCCTGCCGCCCGCCGATTCAGGGCGCGGCCTCGCGCGCCTGCCTGCCCAGCTGATGGACCGCCTCCGGCTCGCCGATGGCGATGTCATCACCATCACCGGCAAGCGCACCACCCCGGCGCGCGCCATCCGTCCCTACAAGGACGATACCGGGCTCGACATCATCCGCCTCGACGGGCTCCAGCGTTCCAACGCGGGCGTCGGCGCGGGCGATTTCGTCACCGTGGAAAAAGCCACCTCCAAGCCCGCCAAGAAGGTCAGCTTCGCTCCCGCGCAAGCGGGTGTGCGCCTGTCGGGGTCGACCGACGCCCTCAAGCGCAGCTTCTTCGGCGCGCCGCTCACCAAGGGCGATTTCGTCGCCACCGCCGGTCACCAGCGCGTCAACACCGACATGCCGGAAACCATCCGCCAGCTTCTTCAGGCCCCCACCTTCGCGCTCCAGGAAATTCGCCTCCGCGTCGTCTCGACCAAGCCCGAGGGCATCGTCCATATCGACGCCGACACCGAGATCGAGCTGATGCCCGAGGGCGCGGCGGTCGAGGCGGGCGAGCGCCCGGCGATCACCTATGACGACCTTGGCGGCATGACCGACACCATCGACGCGCTGCGCGAAATGGTCGAACTGCCCTTGAGGCATCCCGAACTGTTCCAGCGCCTTGGCGTCGACCCGCCCAAGGGCGTCCTGCTTCACGGCCCGCCCGGCACCGGCAAGACCATGCTCGCGCGCGCCGTCGCCAATGAAAGCGACGCCGAATTCTTCCATATCGCTGGCCCCGAGGTCATGGGCTCGGCCTATGGCGAATCGGAAAAGAAGCTCCGCGAACTGTTCGACAATGCCGCGAAGGCCGCGCCCAGCATCGTCTTCATCGACGAGATCGACTCAATCGCCCCGAAACGCGACAAGGTGCAGGGCGAGGCCGAAAAGCGCCTCGTCGCCCAGCTTCTCACGCTGATGGACGGCCTCGAACCACGCGCCAATCTGGTCGTCATCGCCGCCACCAACCGGCCCGATGCCATCGATCCCGCATTGAGGCGCCCCGGCCGCTTCGACCGCGAGATCGTCGTCGGCGTCCCCGACGAGGCCGGCCGCCGCGAAATCCTCGGCATCCACACGCGCGGCATGCCGCTCGCCGAGGATGTCGACTTGGACAAGCTGGCGCGCCGCACCTACGGCTTCGTCGGCGCCGACATGGCCAGCCTGACGCGCGAGGCCGCGCTTGAGGCCGTCCGCCGCATCATGCCGCAGATCAATCTCAGCGAAGAGGAGATCCCGCAGGACATCCTCGACAGCCTGGCCGTCACCGCCGACGACTTCCGCGAAGCACAAAAGCGCGTCCAGCCCAGCGCCATGCGCGAGGTCATGGTCGAGGTACCGCGCGTCGGCTGGGACGATATCGGCGGCCTCGACGAGGCGCGCGACAAGCTGAAGGAGGGCATCGAACTGCCGCTCCGTCATCCCGACGCCTTCCGCCGCCTCGGCATCCGCCCGGCCCGCGGCTTCCTCCTCTACGGTCCGCCCGGCACCGGCAAGACACTGCTCGCCAAGGCCGCCGCGCGCGAATCCGAGGCCAATTTCATCGCCACCAAATCTTCGGACCTCCTGTCCAAATGGTATGGCGAGAGCGAACAGCAGATCGCCCGCCTCTTCAGCCGCGCCCGGCAGGTCGCCCCCACCGTCATCTTTATCGACGAGATCGACAGCCTCGTGCCCGCGCGCGGTGGCTCGATGGGCGAACCCGCCGTGACCGAGCGCGTCGTCAACACGATCCTCGCCGAAATGGACGGGCTGGAGGAGATGAACAACGTCGTCGTCATCGGCGCGTCCAACCGCCCCAACCTCCTCGACCCCGCGCTCCTGCGCCCCGGCCGCTTCGATGAATTGATCTACGTCGGCCCGCCCACGCTCGAAGGGCGCCGCCGCATTCTCGAGATTCACACCTCGAACATGCCGCTCGGCAAGGATGTCGATCTCGACTTCCTCGCCGAGAAGACCGAGCGCTTCACCGGCGCCGACCTCGAGGATCTCGTGCGCCGCGCGGGCCTCACCGCCATGCGCCGCGACATGGAGAAGGCCGAGGTGTCCAAGGCCGATTTCGATGCCGCGCTCGAGGAGACCAAGCCCTCGGTAACGCAGAAGATGATCGACCAATATGCCCGCATCCGCTCCAACCTGAAACAGGATGCGATCAAGCCCGGCCCGACCATCGGCTTCGTCTCGCCGGGCATGCTCAGCCCGCGCAACGCGCAGAAGAACGGCAAGCCCGCCAACGGCGAGGGGGAGGCCGAATAG
- a CDS encoding MFS transporter — MGAADAAGTPFGKVPGSALSRRDFALLWSAMLVTATGNTAMQTIIPPVGRSLGVDDFWMALAFTTSAVAWVVLAPIWARRSDSHGRKSLILIGLVGFITSTLGCAVALQAGLEGWVGVLPAMLGFAVVRAVYGLLGCATPAGTQAYLAARTRRSSRTVALSGLTAAFGLGTVIGPALVPAFALPGLELIGPLYVFAALGVATWVVVWRRLPDDRARVRRARSAAMGFPSASPTGASVRAATSAAPSGRLRWHDRRVRDWLVAGAITNTSMAGLLTVVGFYTIDVLGLDPARSLDEVGIVLMGGAIASLVAQWGVIPRSGWAPRQLIIVGAMVGIVGIVVVMLAASLYGLVLGYGIACLGFGLTRPGFASGASLAVPLAEQGAVAGLTTSVNGFAFIFAPTGTLLLYHAAPWLAFTVLIALLALSLALFGRTRG, encoded by the coding sequence ATGGGCGCGGCGGATGCGGCGGGCACGCCGTTCGGCAAGGTGCCGGGCAGCGCGTTGTCGCGGCGCGATTTCGCCCTGTTGTGGAGCGCGATGCTGGTCACCGCGACGGGCAATACGGCAATGCAGACGATCATTCCGCCGGTGGGCAGGTCGCTCGGGGTGGACGATTTCTGGATGGCGCTGGCCTTCACGACCTCTGCCGTGGCGTGGGTCGTGCTGGCGCCGATCTGGGCACGACGTTCGGACAGCCATGGGCGAAAATCGCTGATCCTGATCGGGCTCGTCGGGTTCATCACTTCGACGCTGGGCTGCGCGGTGGCGCTGCAGGCGGGGCTCGAGGGGTGGGTCGGCGTGCTGCCCGCGATGCTGGGGTTCGCGGTGGTGCGCGCGGTCTACGGGCTACTCGGCTGCGCGACGCCGGCTGGGACGCAGGCCTATCTGGCAGCGCGCACGCGGCGATCGAGCCGAACGGTGGCGCTGTCGGGCCTCACCGCGGCCTTCGGGCTGGGAACGGTGATCGGCCCCGCGCTGGTGCCCGCCTTCGCGCTGCCGGGGCTCGAGCTGATCGGCCCGCTCTATGTCTTTGCCGCGCTCGGCGTGGCGACCTGGGTGGTGGTCTGGCGGCGGCTGCCCGACGATCGCGCGCGGGTGCGGCGCGCACGTTCGGCGGCGATGGGATTTCCGAGCGCGAGCCCTACCGGCGCGTCGGTCAGGGCAGCGACGTCTGCCGCGCCGAGCGGGCGACTGCGCTGGCACGATCGGCGTGTACGCGACTGGCTGGTGGCAGGCGCGATCACCAATACGTCGATGGCGGGGCTGCTGACGGTGGTGGGCTTTTATACGATCGACGTGCTCGGGCTCGATCCGGCGCGCTCGCTCGACGAGGTGGGGATCGTGCTGATGGGCGGGGCGATCGCCTCGCTGGTGGCGCAATGGGGGGTGATCCCGCGTTCGGGCTGGGCGCCTCGCCAGCTGATCATCGTCGGGGCGATGGTGGGGATCGTCGGCATCGTGGTGGTGATGCTGGCAGCCAGCCTCTACGGCCTCGTTCTGGGCTATGGCATCGCCTGCCTCGGGTTCGGGCTGACGCGTCCGGGCTTTGCATCGGGGGCGAGCCTGGCGGTGCCGCTGGCCGAGCAGGGTGCGGTGGCGGGATTGACGACGAGCGTCAACGGCTTCGCCTTCATCTTCGCGCCGACCGGCACGCTGCTCCTCTATCATGCCGCGCCATGGCTCGCCTTTACCGTGCTGATCGCGCTTCTGGCGCTCAGCCTCGCGCTGTTCGGGCGGACGCGGGGTTAG
- a CDS encoding phospholipase D-like domain-containing protein produces the protein MTDRLHFTVAGNDMTLVAGGADRRARIVEMIEGAREKLDLLFYDLADDECGTQIRDALVAAAGRGVQVRLIVDGFGLSDMDDVDAFFAPLRAAGGEANAFNARFGRRYLIRNHQKIFIADGNRAIIGGANLGDAYLGDDPATCWRDLWLVIEGEAVEPLAAYYDAVDGFLKEKTPRLMRLSDIVARQSTFEGPLQWQFSAPWPRHTPWPGGMIRDLWSATDVDLVAAYFSPSSAMLRRLERVAKDGGKVRLLTAAKSDNTTTIAAARHVYHQLLEAGVEIHEYEKCKLHTKLIVVDDKVHIGSSNFDFRSLFLNMEVMLRIDDAEVAAMMRDWVTGELRDSRQITPQLHAERDTLWQRTVWALANFLVTTMDYTVSRRLNLPLAGDD, from the coding sequence ATGACCGATCGCCTTCACTTCACCGTCGCGGGCAATGACATGACGCTGGTGGCGGGCGGCGCCGACCGGCGCGCACGCATCGTCGAGATGATCGAGGGCGCGCGCGAGAAGCTCGACCTCCTCTTCTACGACCTGGCCGATGACGAATGCGGGACGCAGATCCGCGATGCGCTCGTGGCGGCGGCGGGGCGCGGGGTACAGGTGCGACTGATCGTCGACGGGTTCGGCCTGTCGGACATGGACGATGTCGACGCCTTTTTCGCGCCGCTGCGCGCGGCAGGCGGCGAGGCCAATGCCTTCAACGCGCGCTTCGGGCGGCGCTACCTCATCCGCAATCACCAGAAGATCTTCATCGCCGATGGAAATCGCGCAATCATCGGCGGGGCGAATTTGGGCGATGCCTATCTGGGCGATGATCCCGCCACCTGCTGGCGCGACCTGTGGCTGGTTATCGAAGGGGAAGCGGTCGAACCGCTGGCTGCTTATTATGACGCGGTCGACGGGTTCCTGAAGGAAAAGACGCCGCGGCTCATGCGATTGTCCGACATCGTCGCGCGGCAGAGCACCTTCGAGGGGCCGCTGCAATGGCAATTCTCGGCGCCCTGGCCGCGCCATACGCCCTGGCCCGGGGGCATGATCCGCGATTTGTGGAGCGCCACCGACGTCGACCTCGTCGCCGCTTATTTCTCGCCATCGAGCGCGATGCTGCGGCGGCTGGAGCGGGTGGCGAAGGATGGCGGGAAGGTGCGGCTGCTGACCGCCGCCAAGTCCGACAATACGACCACCATCGCGGCGGCGCGGCACGTTTACCACCAGCTCTTGGAAGCCGGGGTCGAAATTCACGAATATGAGAAGTGCAAGCTGCACACCAAGCTGATCGTCGTCGACGACAAGGTGCATATCGGCAGCTCGAACTTCGATTTTCGCAGCCTGTTTCTCAACATGGAAGTGATGCTGCGGATCGATGATGCCGAGGTCGCGGCGATGATGCGCGACTGGGTGACGGGCGAATTGCGCGACAGTCGGCAGATCACGCCGCAGCTGCACGCCGAACGCGATACGTTGTGGCAGCGCACCGTGTGGGCGCTGGCCAATTTCCTCGTCACGACGATGGATTATACGGTGAGCCGGCGCTTGAACCTGCCGCTCGCGGGGGACGACTGA
- the rpoZ gene encoding DNA-directed RNA polymerase subunit omega, translating into MARVTVEDCVDKVSNRFDLVLLAAERARQISGGADLTIDRDRDKNPVVALREIAETTVKPKHLEESLIQGHQRVQMDDDDETDELSSLSESAEALRLTASAPPRPTPGAAD; encoded by the coding sequence ATGGCACGCGTCACCGTCGAAGATTGCGTCGACAAGGTTTCCAACCGGTTCGACCTCGTCCTGCTCGCCGCCGAGCGTGCGCGCCAGATTTCGGGCGGCGCCGATCTGACCATCGACCGCGACCGCGACAAGAACCCTGTCGTCGCGCTGCGCGAGATCGCCGAAACCACGGTCAAGCCCAAGCATCTCGAGGAAAGCCTCATCCAGGGTCACCAGCGCGTCCAGATGGACGATGATGACGAGACCGATGAGCTGTCGAGCCTGTCGGAGAGCGCCGAAGCGCTCCGCCTCACCGCCTCGGCCCCGCCGCGTCCGACCCCGGGTGCCGCCGACTAA